Proteins encoded in a region of the Corynebacterium genitalium ATCC 33030 genome:
- a CDS encoding aldo/keto reductase produces the protein MNSIGNPAPLPADRIGLGCMGFSWGYSRPGQLDDNASVSTIREAFDAGIRHFDTSDMYGAGHNEELVGKAFANNSDVYIATKGGIVVDSVEPLQMHVDGSTRYLRDALDASLRRLNREHVDLYYLHRLDGTIPVQEQVQVLADAQAAGKIRNIGVSEPTYDQLVAASEVVTIDAVQSELSVWTRDPLKDQPSEHADSKTNVLQWCEDNGASLVAFSPLGRGYLTGTLNTSELMEGDFRSWMPRFTPDAQERNAVILETLQRIAEKHGVATSQVALAWVLSVSPAVKAIPGSRSIAHIVSNYEAANVQLDADDIAAINDLPEPTESRY, from the coding sequence ATGAACTCAATCGGCAACCCCGCTCCTCTTCCCGCAGACCGCATCGGCCTGGGTTGCATGGGCTTCAGTTGGGGTTACAGCAGACCTGGTCAGCTGGACGACAATGCAAGCGTAAGCACCATACGTGAAGCCTTCGATGCTGGAATCAGGCACTTCGATACCAGCGACATGTACGGAGCCGGCCACAATGAAGAACTCGTAGGCAAGGCCTTTGCAAACAACTCGGATGTCTACATCGCTACGAAGGGCGGCATCGTCGTCGATAGTGTCGAACCCTTGCAGATGCATGTTGATGGTTCCACCCGGTACCTCCGCGATGCCCTCGACGCGTCCCTGCGCCGGTTGAATCGTGAACATGTGGACCTGTACTACCTGCACCGCCTCGATGGAACCATTCCGGTGCAGGAACAAGTTCAGGTGCTTGCCGACGCTCAAGCCGCCGGGAAAATCCGCAATATCGGAGTGAGCGAACCGACCTACGACCAGTTAGTCGCTGCTTCCGAGGTAGTCACCATCGACGCGGTCCAATCTGAACTCTCAGTCTGGACCCGCGACCCGCTGAAAGACCAGCCCTCTGAGCACGCAGACAGCAAGACCAACGTCCTGCAGTGGTGTGAAGACAACGGGGCGTCTTTGGTGGCCTTCTCCCCGCTCGGCCGCGGTTACCTCACCGGCACGTTGAACACGTCCGAACTCATGGAGGGCGATTTCCGTAGTTGGATGCCACGTTTTACCCCGGACGCGCAGGAACGCAATGCTGTCATCCTTGAAACTCTTCAGCGCATCGCGGAAAAACACGGAGTGGCAACATCCCAGGTCGCTCTTGCCTGGGTGCTCAGCGTCAGCCCAGCGGTGAAAGCGATTCCAGGTAGCCGAAGCATTGCCCACATCGTCTCCAACTATGAAGCAGCGAACGTGCAGCTCGACGCCGATGACATCGCGGCGATCAATGACTTGCCCGAGCCAACCGAATCCCGGTACTGA
- a CDS encoding DUF2262 domain-containing protein has product MLSFYSEFPNEPAVKSLLKGDELEFLLVLTEVPARGARNNLLGEDSVSVKLEHVDGLVVRTLPDGAVHTGEINIAYPQVNRTKNGKMSFDPGEMADLKPFTVYRAKGALSPFSKYRAQGTALLFSVWDVISPQSDPELEDIATGAAKNGVINTKLGQLTIQRGFVGSFEGHAKSLGVNVSIPYEDPDPLSQGLTQHEERFASAVHVLNRVITRKFLKDARKFAATEALPRANEWRHDVAEAEGRRTPAREWRVRDVARRFRPTSVIVPEKGEILIEFDDGDLFGGHPVTVVADRDGTLLEVELD; this is encoded by the coding sequence GTGCTCTCCTTCTACAGCGAATTCCCGAATGAACCTGCCGTGAAATCACTGTTGAAGGGGGATGAACTGGAGTTCCTCCTCGTTCTCACTGAGGTGCCTGCGCGGGGAGCCCGAAACAACCTTCTCGGTGAGGACAGCGTTAGCGTCAAACTTGAGCATGTGGATGGTCTCGTTGTGCGAACGCTTCCGGATGGTGCGGTGCACACAGGTGAGATCAACATCGCATACCCGCAGGTTAATCGCACGAAGAACGGGAAGATGTCATTCGATCCCGGTGAAATGGCAGATTTGAAACCATTCACGGTGTACCGGGCGAAAGGGGCATTGTCTCCTTTCTCCAAGTATCGGGCGCAAGGGACCGCGCTTCTCTTCTCGGTGTGGGACGTGATCTCTCCTCAATCGGATCCGGAGCTGGAGGACATCGCCACAGGTGCGGCCAAGAATGGGGTGATCAATACAAAGCTTGGCCAATTGACCATTCAACGAGGCTTCGTTGGCTCCTTCGAAGGGCACGCAAAATCACTCGGTGTCAATGTCAGCATCCCCTATGAGGATCCGGATCCACTCTCTCAGGGGCTGACTCAGCACGAAGAACGGTTCGCATCAGCCGTGCACGTTCTGAACCGCGTTATCACGCGAAAGTTTCTCAAGGATGCCCGCAAGTTCGCCGCCACTGAGGCCCTGCCCAGGGCAAACGAATGGCGCCACGATGTCGCCGAAGCTGAGGGCCGCCGCACTCCCGCGCGGGAATGGAGAGTGCGGGACGTCGCTAGGCGTTTCCGCCCGACGAGCGTGATCGTCCCGGAGAAAGGCGAGATACTTATCGAATTCGACGACGGTGATCTCTTCGGTGGTCACCCGGTCACCGTTGTGGCGGACCGGGACGGGACACTCTTGGAAGTCGAGCTCGACTAA
- a CDS encoding acyl-CoA dehydrogenase family protein — translation MTQTDENLTGVAALLNPKTDYYQVFADVDGEDLEWWQKAREFMEWARPSLNESWEKAEYNIPAVEEAARRGLVTDGIEIDGQPGISIRANRLIQMELARTDASTATAHIVQSGLAMRSISECGSEDQKAKYLGPMSRMEIRGGFALTEPDHGSDSIGLETSARREGDEWVINGEKKWIGHGSVGHITVVWARDEEDGEVKGFIVDQDQEGYSAETITGKASLRGIPQAHIKLNDVRVSDDRRLPNSHTFRDTARVLTGTRIAVAWVALGMAIDCYEKALDYAQLRVQFGRPLVKNQIIQQRLADMLQDVTSMALYCRRLLELEEAGELNEKQAALAKVHNTRGARKISADARDMFGGVGILLENDVARHHADIESLHTYEGTDTMQSLIVGKSITGVSAYRS, via the coding sequence ATGACACAGACCGACGAGAACCTCACCGGCGTTGCCGCCCTGCTGAACCCGAAAACCGACTACTACCAAGTCTTCGCCGATGTCGATGGTGAAGACCTCGAGTGGTGGCAGAAGGCCCGCGAGTTCATGGAGTGGGCCCGCCCCTCCCTCAACGAGTCGTGGGAGAAGGCCGAGTACAACATCCCTGCTGTTGAGGAAGCTGCCCGCCGCGGCCTGGTCACCGACGGCATCGAGATCGACGGGCAGCCCGGGATCTCAATCCGCGCCAACCGCCTGATCCAGATGGAGCTGGCGCGTACCGACGCGTCTACCGCCACCGCCCACATCGTGCAGTCCGGCCTGGCCATGCGTTCCATCTCCGAGTGCGGTTCCGAGGATCAGAAGGCTAAGTACCTGGGCCCGATGTCGCGGATGGAGATTCGCGGCGGCTTCGCCCTGACCGAGCCCGACCACGGCTCTGATTCGATCGGCCTGGAGACCTCCGCGCGCCGTGAGGGCGACGAGTGGGTCATCAACGGCGAGAAGAAGTGGATCGGCCACGGCTCCGTCGGCCACATCACGGTCGTGTGGGCCCGCGACGAGGAAGACGGCGAGGTCAAGGGCTTCATCGTCGACCAGGACCAGGAGGGCTACTCCGCCGAGACCATCACGGGCAAAGCATCCCTGCGCGGCATCCCCCAGGCGCACATCAAGCTTAACGACGTCCGCGTCTCCGACGACCGCCGCCTTCCCAACTCCCACACCTTCCGGGACACTGCCCGCGTGCTCACCGGCACCCGTATCGCGGTGGCCTGGGTCGCGCTCGGCATGGCGATCGACTGCTACGAAAAGGCCCTCGACTACGCCCAGCTCCGCGTGCAGTTCGGCCGCCCGCTGGTGAAGAACCAGATCATCCAGCAGCGCCTGGCCGACATGCTCCAGGACGTCACCTCCATGGCGCTCTACTGCCGCCGCCTGCTCGAGCTCGAGGAAGCCGGCGAGCTCAACGAGAAGCAAGCCGCCCTGGCCAAGGTCCACAACACCCGCGGCGCCCGCAAGATCTCCGCCGACGCACGCGACATGTTCGGCGGCGTGGGCATCCTGCTCGAGAACGATGTCGCCCGCCACCACGCGGACATCGAATCCCTGCACACCTACGAGGGCACCGACACGATGCAGTCCCTCATCGTGGGCAAGTCCATCACCGGTGTGAGCGCGTACCGCTCCTAA